Part of the Pseudomonas chlororaphis genome, AACACCCGCGAAGACCGGGAAAACCTGTTCCGCCTGCGGGCGCGCCTGGGCATGAAGGCGGTGATCGCCCCGGAGTGGACCGCTGGCATCCGCATCGGCACCGGTTCGGACAACAACCCGGTGTCCACCACCCAGACCCTGGGCGGTGGTTTCGGCAAGAAAGACATCTGGCTCGACCAGGGCTACCTGACCTGGAAGCCCTCGGATGAGCTGACCGTGACCGGCGGGCGTTTCGCCAACCCGTTTTTCTCCACCGACCTGCTGTACTCCGGCGACCTGAACTTCGATGGCGTGGCGGCGATTTTCAATCGCAAGCTCAACCAGGATTGGGGGCTGTTCGGCACCGTCGGCGCGTTCCCGGTGGAGTACACCAACGACACCAGTACCAGCAACGGTTCGGACAAGGAGGAGAGCGACAACAAGTGGCTGTACGGTGCGCAACTGGGGGCCAACTGGGCCATCAACGACAGCAACCGGATCAAGGCCGCCATGGCCTACTACCGCTTCGACGACATCGAAGGCCAGCGCTCCTCGCCTTGCCAGCCGTGGGCCGGCGACCCTGGCTGCGACAGCGACGGCTCGCGCGTGGCGTTCATGCAGAAGGGCAACACCGTGTTCCTGCTGCGGGACATCACGCCCAACCCCCTCAACCCGGCCACCACGCCACAACCGCAGTTCGTCGGCCTGGCCTCGGAATTCAACCTGCTGGACCTGAATTTCGCCTGGGACGCCGACCTGCCCGCCGACCTGAAGCTGCGCAGCCAGGCCCACTACGTCCACAACCTGGGCTACGACGAAGGCGAGATGCGCAAACGCTCGGCAGGGCAGTTCGCCAACAACCTGGACAGCGACGGCGAAGTGCAGAGCGGCGCCAACGCCTGGATGCTGCAGTTCACCCTGGGCAATTCGCTGGAGCTCAAGCGCCAGGGCGATTGGAACCTGTTCGCCGGCTACAAGTACATCCAGC contains:
- a CDS encoding membrane protein, which codes for MISNVNRLSWAVGLVVLSLAGHGVCAPAPSENATINLIRLLVQQGVLKQDQADGLIAQAEREAVQARQAATAVAAAPAGAPGDVRVQYVPNIVRDQIRDQVKAEVMATAKQENWAQPNTFPDWVSRISFDGDIRLRDESRYYSGTNSNQIVDFARLNDRGPYDVNPNSSTGLPPLLNTREDRENLFRLRARLGMKAVIAPEWTAGIRIGTGSDNNPVSTTQTLGGGFGKKDIWLDQGYLTWKPSDELTVTGGRFANPFFSTDLLYSGDLNFDGVAAIFNRKLNQDWGLFGTVGAFPVEYTNDTSTSNGSDKEESDNKWLYGAQLGANWAINDSNRIKAAMAYYRFDDIEGQRSSPCQPWAGDPGCDSDGSRVAFMQKGNTVFLLRDITPNPLNPATTPQPQFVGLASEFNLLDLNFAWDADLPADLKLRSQAHYVHNLGYDEGEMRKRSAGQFANNLDSDGEVQSGANAWMLQFTLGNSLELKRQGDWNLFAGYKYIQPDALPDGFNDSSFHLGGTNAKGYFLGGNYGLASNVFATGRWLSSEAVYGAPYDIDVLQLEINTRF